CCACCCCATGCTGGCTTGCGGCCCCGGTAAAGGGTCCTCAAGGGGCTTCCTCGGGCTAGCCGAGCGGAGACACCGCCCTGGCGGAAAGGCCTCCTCACGGGCCCAACGCCCTGAGGGCGCGAGCCCCTTGCGCGCGAGGGAAAAAAGGGTTAGGGTAAAGGCGTACCCCACCCCACCTGGGGTGGGATAGGAGGTGGAAGGATGCTGAAGCTCAAGGTGGAAGGCATGACCTGCAACCACTGCGTGATGGCGGTGACCAAGGCCCTTAAGAAGGTCCCCGGCGTGGAGAAGGTAGAGGTCTCCCTAGAAAAGGGGGAGGCCCTGGTGGAGGGAACAGCCGACCCCAAGGCCCTCGTCCAGGCGGTGGAAGAGGAGGGGTACAGGGCCCAGGTCCTGGCCTAGCCATGCCCCATGCCCATCTGCACCTGGACCCCAAGGTGAGGGAGGAGGCGAGGAGGCGCCTCCTCTCCGCCAAGGGGCACCTGGAAGGCATCCTCCGCATGCTGGAGGACGAGAAGGTCTACTGCGTGGACGTCCTCAAACAGCTCAAGGCGGTGGAGGGGGCTCTGGACCGCGTGGGGGAGATGGTCTTAAGGGCCCACCTCAGGGACCACGTGGCCACCGCCCACGAGCGGGGGGACGTGGAGGAGATCGTAGAGGAGCTGATGGAGGCCCTCAAGTACCGGTGAAGCCATGGCCCAGGAGATCAAGGTAGGCGTCAGGGGCATGACCTGCGCCGCCTGCGTGGCCCGGGTGGAAAGGGCCTTGAAGCGGGCGGAGGGGGTGGAGGAGGCCCGGGTCAACCTCACCACCGAGGAGGCTTTCTTGCGCCTGCAGGAGGGCGTGGACCTCCGGGAAATCCTCAGGCGGGTGGAGGAGGCCGGGTACGAGCCCGTGGTGGCCCGGGCCGAGATCCCCGTGAAGGGGATGACCTGCGCCGCCTGCGTGGCCCGGGTGGAAAGGGCCCTGGCCAAGCTTCCCGGGGTACTCGCGGTGAGCGTGAACCTGGCCACGGAAAAGGCCTTCGTGGAGTACCTACCGGACACGGTGAGCCTGCCCCGCCTGCACCAGGCCATCCGGGAGGCGGGCTACGAGCCCATGGAGGGCGCGGAGGAGGCGCAAGAAAAGGCGCCCACCTACCGCAAGGACCTCCTCCTCGCCCTCCCCTTCGCCCTCCTCACCCTCCTCCTCGCCATGGGGCCCATGCTCCTCCCCCTGCCCCGCTTCCCCGGCTTCCTCCAGGCCCTCGCCGCCCTCCCCGTCCTCTACGCGGGAAGGCGCTTTTTCCGGCAGGCCCTGGCCGAGGCCCGCCACCTCGCCTTCGGCATGAGCACCCTGGTGGCCCTGGGGGCGGGAAGCGCCTACCTCTACTCCTTCCTGGTCCTTCTCTTCCCGGGGCTTTTCCCCGAGGAGGCCCGCCACTTTTACTTTGAGGCCGGGGCGGTGATCCTCGCCCTCGTCCTCCTCGGCAAGCACCTGGAGGAAAGGGCCAAGGGCAAGGCCTCGGAGGCCATAAGGAAGCTCCTCGCCCTACGGCCCAAGACCGCCCGGGTGGTTCAGGACGGGGAGGAGAAGGAGGTCCCCGCCCTGGCCCTGATCCCCGGGGACGTGGTGCGGGTGCTGCCGGGGGAGCGCATCCCCGCGGACGGGGTGGTCCTGGAAGGGCAAAGCCACGTGGACGAGTCCATGCTCACCGGGGAGCCCATCCCCAAGGCCAAGGGCCCGGGGGACGAGGTGGTGGGGGGGACAGTGAACGGCGAGGGGGCCCTCCTCGTGCGGGTGAGCCGGGTGGGCGAGGCCACCTTCCTCGCCCAGATGGCCCGGATGGTGGAGGAGGCCCAGGGCCACAAGCCCAAGGTCCAGGAGCTCGCCGACCGCATCGCGGGGGTCTTCGTGCCGGTGGTCGTGGGGATCGCCCTCCTCACCTTTACCCTTTGGCTCCTCTTAGGCCCCGGCCTCGCCCACGCCTTCGTGGCCGCCCTCGCCGTGCTCCTCATCGCCTGCCCCTGCGCCATGGGCCTCGCCACCCCGGCGGCCATCGCCGTGGCCACGGGGCGGGCGGCCCAGATGGGCCTCCTCTTCCGCAAGGGGACGGCCCTCGAGGCCCTGGCCCGGGCGGACACCGCCGTCCTGGACAAGACCGGGACCCTCACCCTGGGAAGGCCCACCCTGGTCCGGGTCCTCCCCTTCGGCCTCTCCCAAGAGGAGGCCCTAAGGCTTGCCGCCGCCCTGGAGCGGGGAAGCGAGCACCCCCTGGCCAAGGCGGTGCTGGAGGCGGCAAAGGGCCTACCCCAGGCCCAGGCGGAGGAGGTGCGGGCCCTTCCCGGGGAGGGGGTGGAGGGCCGGGTGGAAGGAAGGCGCCTCCACCTGGGAGGCCCCGCCCTCATGGAGCGCCTCGGCGTGCACCTTCCCGAGGAGGCCAAGGCCCTCCCCGAGGAGGGGTACACCCCCCTCTACCTGGCGGAGGGAACGCGGCTCCTCGCCGCCTTCGCCGTCTTTGACCCCCCAAGGCCCGAGGCCGAGGAAGCGGTGGCGGCCCTGAAGGCCCTCGGCCTGAAGCCCGTCCTCCTCACCGGGGACCACCCCGCCCCGGCCAGGCGGGTGGCCGAGGCCTTAGGCATCCCCGAGGTCCTCGCCGGGGTGAGGCCTGAGGGGAAGGTGGAGGCCATCCGCAGGCTCCAGGCCGAGGGGCGGAAGGTGGTCTTCGTGGGGGACGGGATCAACGACGCCGCCGCCTTGGCCCAGGCGGACGTGGGCCTCGCCATGGGAAGCGGCACGGACATCGCCCTCGAGGCCGGGGACGTGGTCCTCCTCACCCCCGACCTCCGGGGGGTGGTGAACGCCGTCCTCCTCTCGCGGCGCGCCTTGCGCACCATCCACCTCAACTTCTTCTGGGCCTACGCCTACAACGTTCTCCTCATCCCCGTGGCCGCGGGGGCCCTCTACCCCTTCACCGGCCTCCTCCTCAACCCCATGCTGGCCGCGGCGGCCATGAGCCTAAGTAGCCTCTTCGTCCTCACCAACTCCCTCAGGCTGAGGGGCTTCCAACCGCGCGGCTTTACCGTGGCTTAACCGGACGGGGCTAGGCTGCAACTGGGAGGTGAAGAACATGTGGTGGTGCGGAAGCGGCTGGTACCTGGGTTGGTGGGGGCCCATCCTTGGCCTCCTCTGGTTCGTGCTTCTGGGGCTTTTTGTCTACTGGCTGGTCCGTGCCCTCGCCCCGGAGAGGCGGGACCGGGCCTTGGAGGTGCTGAGGGAGCGGTACGCCCGGGGGGAGATTGACAAGGAGACCTTTGAGCGGATGAAGCGGGACCTCGCATGAAGGTCCTCCTGGTGGACGACGACCCGGCCATCCTCGAGGTCCTGGGGGCTTACCTCCGGGGGGCCGGGTTTGAAGTCCTGGAGGCGGAAAACGGCGAAAACGCCCTGGAGCTCTTCCCCCGGGCCGACCTGGTCATCCTGGATCTCATGCTACCCAAACTAGATGGATTCCACGTGCTGGCGGAAATCCGCCGGGAACGGCCGGAGCTTCCCGTGCTGATGCTGACCGCCAGGGGGGAGGAGGAGGAGCGGGTGCGGGGCTTGGAACTAGGGGCCGACGACTACGTGGTGAAGCCCTTTAGTCCCAAGGAGGTGGTGGCCCGGGTCAAGGCCCTCCTCAGGCGGGCGGGGCTTAGGGAAGAGCTCTGTTACGGCCCTCTCCGCCTCCTCCCCCGGGAGCGCCAGGCCTACCTGGAGGGAAAGCCCCTCCCCCTCTCCCCGCTGGAGTTTGATCTGCTCCTCACCCTGGCCCAGCACCCGGGCATGGTCTTTAGCCGGGAAAGGCTTTTGGAAAAGGTCTGGGGCCCCGACTTCCCCGGGGTGGACCGGGTGGTGGACGTCCACATTGCCGGGCTTAGAAAAAAGCTCGGAGACGACCCGGACCATCCCCGCTTCATAGAGACGGTGCGGGGAGTAGGCTACCGCTTCCGGGAAGGCCCCTGAGCATGCGCCTTTTCCTCAAGCTTTTCTTGAGCCACCTGCTGGTGGCCTTCTTAGCGCTTGTCCTCCTCTTTCTCCTGGCCGAGGCCCTCGCTCCCCCCTTCTACCGGGGGCACGTGGAGCGCATGTACCATGCCCTCTCCATGATGGGAGGCCTGATGATGGGCGAAGCCCTGCGGCGGGACCTGGAGGAGGGGCTTCGCTCCACCCTCACCGCCGCCCTCCTTGCGGCCCTGCCCCTCGCCGCCCTGGGAGCCGCCATCATCGCCTCCTTCGCCAGCCTCCGGGTTGCCCGCACCGCCCGGCTCCTCATGGAAGGAAGCCGCCGCATGGCCCAAGGAGAGTACCGGGTGCGCCTGCCCGTCTTGGAGAGGGACGAACTCGGGGAGCTCGCCCTTCACTTCAACCGCCTGGCCGAGGCCCTGGAGCAGGTGGAAAAGACCAGGGTAGAGCTCATCGGCACCGTGGCCCACGAGCTCAGGACCCCCCTCTCCGCCCTCCAGGCTTACGCGGAGGCCTTGGCCGACGGCGTTATGGCCCCAGAGAAGGTGGCCCGGAGCATAGAGCGGGAGGTCCGGGCCATGGCCCGCCTGGTCCAGGACCTGGCCCTGGTCTCCCAGGTGGAGGCCAAGGCGGTGGTCCTCCACCCCAAGCCCCTGGACCCCAAGGCCCTCCTGGAAGAGGCGGTGGAGCGCTTCCTCCCCGCCTTCCAGGCCAAGGGGGTAGCCCTCCGGGTGTTCTCCACCCCCACCTTGCCCCTGGTCCTGGCGGACGAGGAGCGGGCTTTGCAGGTTTTCGCCAACCTGCTTTCCAACGCCCTGCGCCACACCCCGGAAGGAGGGGAGGTCCGCCTGAAGGCGGAGGATCGGGGCAAAGAGGTCCTCTTCAGCGTGGAGGATACCGGGCCCGGCATCCCGGAAGCGCACCTCCCCCGCATCTTTGAGCGCTTTTACCGCATCGACCCCTCCCGCAGCCGCAAGGACGGAGGCACGGGCGTGGGCCTCACCATCGCCAAGGGCCTGGTGGAGGCCATGGGGGGGAGAATCTGGGCGGAAAGCGAGCCAGGCCAAGGCAGTGCTTTCCGCTTCACCCTTCCCCTTTACACGGGCTTAACGAAGGGGGAATAGCGTGGGGGCCATGAGGAAGCTCCTCGCCCTTTTCCTGGTGGGCGCGGCCCTAGGCCTGGCCCAGGCCCCCACGCCCGAGGCGCTCAAGGGGGCCAGCCCGGAGGAAGCCCTGGCCCTCGCCAAGCGGTGGAGGGAGGAAGGGCAAAGGGTCGTGAGCTACGCGACCTCCGAGGCCCTCTTCTTTGAGTTTCCCGATGGCCGCAAGGCCCAGGTGGCCCTGAAGGACCGCTTCCTCCTGGCGGTGGCCCCCTACCGCCACCGCACCCACCCCTGCCAGGTCCACTACTTCTCCAGCTGCACAGGGGAACTCCAAGGGGAGGTGTTTGCGGTGCGGGTGCTAGAAGGGGGAAAAGAGGTCCTCAAGGCCCAGGTGCAGACGGGCAAGGACGGCTTCTTTGAGCTTTGGCTCCCGCGAAACCGCCGCTACACCCTCGAGGTCCGCCAGGGGGACTGGGTGGCCCAAGCCCCCGTGGCCACCTTTCGGGATAGCCCCACCTGCCTCACAGGGCTCAGGCTTTCCCGATAGGAGGTGGGGGATGCGGCGCCTTGTAGGCCTTTTCCTCCTAAGCCTTGGGGCCTTGGCCCAAACCCCTGTGGGCCAGGTGGCCACCCGGGACATCCACGCCCTCCTCTGGCTTCCCAAGGGCTCGCTCCTCTTCGGCCACCACGACGGCATCCAGGCCTCCGAGGACGAAGGCCGGACCTGGCGGGACCTGGTGCGCAAAACGGGCTTTGACGCCATGGGCCTCGTTCTGGAGAGGGACCGCATCCTCGCCGCCGGACACTGGGTGCTTTCGGAAAGCCGAAACGGGGGCAGGACCTGGCGGAACCTCCGCCCCAGGGGGCTTCCCGCCCTGGACCTCCACGGCTACGCCGCCTCAGGGGGCCTCCACTTCGCCCTCGAGGCCACCCACGGCTACTTCGTCAGCGAAGACGGCGGGAAAACCTTCAAGTCCACCGCCCCTAAAGGGCTTCCCAAGGCGGGCATGGCGGCCATGGTCTTCCAGGGGAAGACCCTTTACGTGGCCCCCATGGGCCAGGGCCTCTACCAAAGCCCAGACGGCGGCCAGACCTTCACCCAGGTACCGACCCCGGAGCGGGAGATCTACGCCCTCGCGGCAGGGGCGGGGACCCTTTATCTCGGAGGGAAGACGGGCCTCTGGCAGAGGACCCCGGCGGGCTGGAAAAGGCTCTGGCAGGGCACGGTCCTGGCCCTCGCCGCCCATCCCCAGGAGGCGGGAAGGCTCGTCTTCATAGACGGCCGGGGGCGGGTCTGGAAGTTCCCGTGAGGGCGCGTCTCTGTCCAAAGCCCAAGGATCCCGAAGGCTGCCTCCAGATCTCCATACTGCTTGAAGGGAAACCCAAGGGAGGCTACCCTAGCTTTAGGCCCGGCATGGGGAGCCCGGAGTACGTCCTCACCCAGCACGCACGGGAGGTTCTGGAGAAGAGGGGCATCCCCCTAGAGTGGATAGAGCGGGCGCTGGCCTTTCCAGAAGCCGTGGAAAAGGACCGGGTAGACCCCTCATTGGAGCACCGCCTCGTCCGGATTCCGGAGAGGGGGAAAGTGCTCCGAGTTGTCGTGAACCCTAAGTCCCACCCCATGCGGGTGGTAACGGCGTTTTTGGACCGGAGGGTAGTCTTATGAGGCTAAAGATAGACCGTGAAGCGGATGCGCTCTACTTGACGCTAACCGAAGGTCCGGCCAGCCGCTCGGAGGAAGTAGCCCCCGGGATCATCGTGGACTACGACGAGCAGGGCCGGATCGTGGGGGTGGAGGTGCTCTACCTCAGCCAGCGGGCCCCTGAAGCGGAGCTGCAAAGGCTTTTGTTTGAAACCGTACCCT
This region of Thermus thermophilus genomic DNA includes:
- a CDS encoding heavy metal translocating P-type ATPase, whose translation is MAQEIKVGVRGMTCAACVARVERALKRAEGVEEARVNLTTEEAFLRLQEGVDLREILRRVEEAGYEPVVARAEIPVKGMTCAACVARVERALAKLPGVLAVSVNLATEKAFVEYLPDTVSLPRLHQAIREAGYEPMEGAEEAQEKAPTYRKDLLLALPFALLTLLLAMGPMLLPLPRFPGFLQALAALPVLYAGRRFFRQALAEARHLAFGMSTLVALGAGSAYLYSFLVLLFPGLFPEEARHFYFEAGAVILALVLLGKHLEERAKGKASEAIRKLLALRPKTARVVQDGEEKEVPALALIPGDVVRVLPGERIPADGVVLEGQSHVDESMLTGEPIPKAKGPGDEVVGGTVNGEGALLVRVSRVGEATFLAQMARMVEEAQGHKPKVQELADRIAGVFVPVVVGIALLTFTLWLLLGPGLAHAFVAALAVLLIACPCAMGLATPAAIAVATGRAAQMGLLFRKGTALEALARADTAVLDKTGTLTLGRPTLVRVLPFGLSQEEALRLAAALERGSEHPLAKAVLEAAKGLPQAQAEEVRALPGEGVEGRVEGRRLHLGGPALMERLGVHLPEEAKALPEEGYTPLYLAEGTRLLAAFAVFDPPRPEAEEAVAALKALGLKPVLLTGDHPAPARRVAEALGIPEVLAGVRPEGKVEAIRRLQAEGRKVVFVGDGINDAAALAQADVGLAMGSGTDIALEAGDVVLLTPDLRGVVNAVLLSRRALRTIHLNFFWAYAYNVLLIPVAAGALYPFTGLLLNPMLAAAAMSLSSLFVLTNSLRLRGFQPRGFTVA
- a CDS encoding DUF4258 domain-containing protein; the protein is MRARLCPKPKDPEGCLQISILLEGKPKGGYPSFRPGMGSPEYVLTQHAREVLEKRGIPLEWIERALAFPEAVEKDRVDPSLEHRLVRIPERGKVLRVVVNPKSHPMRVVTAFLDRRVVL
- a CDS encoding CueP family metal-binding protein — encoded protein: MRKLLALFLVGAALGLAQAPTPEALKGASPEEALALAKRWREEGQRVVSYATSEALFFEFPDGRKAQVALKDRFLLAVAPYRHRTHPCQVHYFSSCTGELQGEVFAVRVLEGGKEVLKAQVQTGKDGFFELWLPRNRRYTLEVRQGDWVAQAPVATFRDSPTCLTGLRLSR
- the csoR gene encoding metal-sensitive transcriptional regulator CsoR; the protein is MPHAHLHLDPKVREEARRRLLSAKGHLEGILRMLEDEKVYCVDVLKQLKAVEGALDRVGEMVLRAHLRDHVATAHERGDVEEIVEELMEALKYR
- a CDS encoding CopZ family metallochaperone, which produces MLKLKVEGMTCNHCVMAVTKALKKVPGVEKVEVSLEKGEALVEGTADPKALVQAVEEEGYRAQVLA
- a CDS encoding DUF2283 domain-containing protein; its protein translation is MRLKIDREADALYLTLTEGPASRSEEVAPGIIVDYDEQGRIVGVEVLYLSQRAPEAELQRLLFETVP
- a CDS encoding response regulator transcription factor is translated as MKVLLVDDDPAILEVLGAYLRGAGFEVLEAENGENALELFPRADLVILDLMLPKLDGFHVLAEIRRERPELPVLMLTARGEEEERVRGLELGADDYVVKPFSPKEVVARVKALLRRAGLREELCYGPLRLLPRERQAYLEGKPLPLSPLEFDLLLTLAQHPGMVFSRERLLEKVWGPDFPGVDRVVDVHIAGLRKKLGDDPDHPRFIETVRGVGYRFREGP
- a CDS encoding SHOCT domain-containing protein, which codes for MWWCGSGWYLGWWGPILGLLWFVLLGLFVYWLVRALAPERRDRALEVLRERYARGEIDKETFERMKRDLA
- a CDS encoding sensor histidine kinase, with translation MRLFLKLFLSHLLVAFLALVLLFLLAEALAPPFYRGHVERMYHALSMMGGLMMGEALRRDLEEGLRSTLTAALLAALPLAALGAAIIASFASLRVARTARLLMEGSRRMAQGEYRVRLPVLERDELGELALHFNRLAEALEQVEKTRVELIGTVAHELRTPLSALQAYAEALADGVMAPEKVARSIEREVRAMARLVQDLALVSQVEAKAVVLHPKPLDPKALLEEAVERFLPAFQAKGVALRVFSTPTLPLVLADEERALQVFANLLSNALRHTPEGGEVRLKAEDRGKEVLFSVEDTGPGIPEAHLPRIFERFYRIDPSRSRKDGGTGVGLTIAKGLVEAMGGRIWAESEPGQGSAFRFTLPLYTGLTKGE
- a CDS encoding WD40/YVTN/BNR-like repeat-containing protein, whose product is MRRLVGLFLLSLGALAQTPVGQVATRDIHALLWLPKGSLLFGHHDGIQASEDEGRTWRDLVRKTGFDAMGLVLERDRILAAGHWVLSESRNGGRTWRNLRPRGLPALDLHGYAASGGLHFALEATHGYFVSEDGGKTFKSTAPKGLPKAGMAAMVFQGKTLYVAPMGQGLYQSPDGGQTFTQVPTPEREIYALAAGAGTLYLGGKTGLWQRTPAGWKRLWQGTVLALAAHPQEAGRLVFIDGRGRVWKFP